Part of the Citrus sinensis cultivar Valencia sweet orange chromosome 2, DVS_A1.0, whole genome shotgun sequence genome, attacttaattcataataatccttttcaatatatatatatatatatatgttacttcctgtttaactaaataaattgtacaaatttagaataatctattgttatcttttgattttttattgattaaatatttttatacttaaaattgttttgaaattataatttgaaatatatgttatttcaGCCAAtgattaacattaaaaaacttatcacccatataactttttaatttgtgtgtagattaataataaaattgaaaataatttaaaaaataacacaataatactttgagttttaacaataaaacaaatcaaatgaaaattgagaaCTTAAAAAAGTGTATCTAAAAAAAGGGgcattttctaaaataaaataaatataactaaaaaggGGGTTTTATGAAGGGATGAgtggggtgccaatagtccaactcttctttttttgtttttgttttccgGAAAGGCATTCACAATCAAATTAACTGCCGTATATTAGtctatttctaaataaaaataatttaaatttaccaaattagccTATGTTTGCTAAGAACTTAAAAGACTAAAAGAGTGAGagaaaagaagggggaaaaaaggaaaaattgccTTTTCTGACCTTATCTTTAAGCACTTGCTGACTTGCATATCCACAACTCAAATACAGAGACTCTAATTTGTTTATCGTTCTATATTTGAATGTAGTATTTTTATTGCCGCTATGCTGAAGCAGCAGTTAGGGGTAACATGGACCGTGCTATCCTCACCCGCCATGTTACCGGCGTTCTTGAACTCAAAAAGCACTTGTATTTGCAGCGCTAATTCCACCGTGAAGTTCACCAACATTGACAAATCTTTGAAGCTAATAAGGAATTATCGAAGAGTCATGCTGATGAGGAACTTTCGTTGCCGCGTGAGGAGGAGAGTGAGatatgaagatgatgaagaagatgaagaagaatatGGGCATAATGAAGAGATTGTAGCGCTAGAATCGTATAGTCTTTCTGCCCGAGGGGAAGCGCTTCTTGTACGGGCTGTTTTGGACGACCGGGACTTCGAAGTTCTTGTTTTCAAGGTCAgtcta contains:
- the LOC102631006 gene encoding uncharacterized protein LOC102631006 isoform X1, whose product is MLKQQLGVTWTVLSSPAMLPAFLNSKSTCICSANSTVKFTNIDKSLKLIRNYRRVMLMRNFRCRVRRRVRYEDDEEDEEEYGHNEEIVALESYSLSARGEALLVRAVLDDRDFEVLVFKGFSSSLSHGTSPDPSKSVLPARAVIKAIDRIKGPFDPSNIEYIEKDLQWEAFKSRLDPA
- the LOC102631006 gene encoding uncharacterized protein LOC102631006 isoform X2: MLKQQLGVTWTVLSSPAMLPAFLNSKSTCICSANSTVKFTNIDKSLKLIRNYRRVMLMRNFRCRVRRRVRYEDDEEDEEEYGHNEEIVALESYSLSARGEALLVRAVLDDRDFEVLVFKCCLLRLKNNRQSDCEIEAEFNLNNSTRHTRKLKPGN